A stretch of Prunus dulcis chromosome 6, ALMONDv2, whole genome shotgun sequence DNA encodes these proteins:
- the LOC117631651 gene encoding xyloglucan endotransglucosylase/hydrolase protein 31: MAPLLPLIFFLMFSSNSAQGPPSPGYNPSSKISTVGFDQGFRNLWGLEHQNLDQGALTIWLDSSSGSGFKSLHPYRSGYFGAAVKLQPGYTAGVITSFYLSNNEEHPGNHDEIDIEFLGTTPGKPYTLQTNVYVRGSGDGNIIGREKKFHLWFDPTQDFHNYAIVWNPTEIIFLVDDVPIRRYQRKSDATFPLRPMWAYGSIWDASTWATEDGKYKADYSYQPFVGRYNNFKLGGCTADGPTTTSCQPPSASPSGATGLSQQQYSAMEWVQRNYLVYDYCRDPKRDHTQTPEC; this comes from the exons atgGCTCCTCTTCTCcctttaattttcttcctcATGTTCTCTTCAAATAGTGCTCAGGGTCCCCCCTCACCTGGCTATAACCCCAGTTCCAAAATTAGCACAGTAGGTTTTGATCAGGGTTTTAGAAACCTATGGGGACTTGAGCATCAGAATTTAGACCAGGGTGCATTAACAATCTGGCTTGATTCTAGCTCAG GAAGTGGGTTCAAGTCACTTCATCCATATCGTTCTGGATACTTTGGAGCAGCCGTCAAGCTCCAACCAGGTTATACTGCTGGAGTAATTACATCATTTTAT CTCTCTAACAATGAAGAACACCCAGGGAACCACGACGAAATCGATATCGAGTTCCTCGGGACAACCCCCGGAAAGCCCTACACTCTGCAAACCAATGTGTACGTTAGAGGAAGTGGAGATGGAAACATAAttgggagagagaagaagttTCATCTCTGGTTTGATCCAACACAAGACTTTCATAACTATGCTATAGTATGGAACCCTACTGAGATCAT ATTCCTGGTGGATGATGTGCCCATAAGAAGGTACCAAAGAAAGAGTGATGCCACGTTTCCATTGAGGCCAATGTGGGCATATGGATCCATATGGGATGCATCAACATGGGCCACAGAGGATGGAAAATACAAAGCCGACTACTCGTACCAACCATTTGTTGGAAGGTACAACAATTTCAAACTAGGTGGGTGCACAGCCGATGGCCCTACTACAACCTCATGCCAGCCGCCCTCAGCCTCGCCCTCCGGCGCAACAGGGCTAAGCCAGCAGCAGTACTCAGCCATGGAGTGGGTGCAGAGGAACTACTTGGTGTATGACTATTGCCGGGACCCGAAGAGAGACCATACACAAACACCTGAGTGTTGA